From a region of the Ovis aries strain OAR_USU_Benz2616 breed Rambouillet chromosome 10, ARS-UI_Ramb_v3.0, whole genome shotgun sequence genome:
- the CUL4A gene encoding cullin-4A: protein MADEGPRKGSFSALVGHTNGLTKPASLAAAAATAKPGGAGGSRKLVIKNFRDRPKLPDNYTQDTWQKLHEAVKAIQSSTSIRYNLEELYQAVENLCSHKVSPTLYQQLRQACEGHVQAQILQFREDSLDSVLFLKKINTCWQDHCRQMIMIRSIFLFLDRTYVLQNSTLPSIWDMGLELFRNHIISDKTVQTKTIDGILLLIERERSGEAVDRSLLRSLLGMLSDLQVYKDSFELKFLEETNCLYAAEGQRLMQEREVPEYLDHVSKRLEEEADRVITYLDHSTQKPLIACVEKQLLGEHLTAILQKGLDHLLDENRVPDLTQMYQLFSRVRGGQQALLRHWSEYIKTFGTTIVINPEKDKDMVQDLLDFKDRVDHVIDVCFQRSEKFINLMKESFETFINKRPNKPAELIAKHVDSKLRAGNKEATDEELERMLDKVMILFRFIHGKDVFEAFYKKDLAKRLLVGKSASVDAEKSMLSKLKHECGAAFTSKLEGMFKDMELSKDIMVHFKQYMQNQSDPGSIDLTVNILTMGYWPTYTPVEVHLTPEMIKLQEVFKTFYLGKHSGRKLQWQTTLGHAVLKAEFKEGKKEFQVSLFQTLVLLMFNEGDGFSFEDIRLATGIEDSELRRTLQSLACGKARVLLKSPKGKEVEDGDKFLFNAEFKHKLFRIKINQIQMKETVEEQVSTTERVFQDRQYQIDAAIVRVMKMRKTLGHNLLVSELYNQLKFPVKPGDLKKRIESLIDRDYMERDKDSPNQYHYVA, encoded by the exons ATGGCGGACGAGGGCCCCCGGAAGGGCAGCTTCTCGGCGCTCGTCGGGCACACGAACGGCCTCACCAAGCCCGCGTCCCTcgccgcggccgccgccaccGCCAAGCCCGGCGGCGCCGGCGGCTCCAGGAAGCTCGTGATCAAGAACTTCCGAG ACAGACCTAAATTGCCTGATAACTACACTCAGGACACCTGGCAGAAGCTTCATGAAGCGGTGAAAGCCATACAGAGTAGCACCTCCATCCGCTACAACCTGGAAGAGCTCTATCAG gcTGTTGAAAACCTCTGTTCCCACAAAGTGTCCCCAACACTCTACCAGCAGCTGCGCCAGGCCTGCGAAGGCCACGTCCAAGCACAGATCCTTCAGTTCAGAGA AGACTCACTAGACAGCGTGTTGTTTCTCAAGAAGATTAACACATGCTGGCAGGATCACTGCAGACAGATG ATCATGATCCGGAGTATCTTCCTGTTCCTGGACCGCACGTACGTGCTGCAGAACTCCACGCTGCCCTCCATCTG GGACATGGGGCTAGAGCTGTTCAGAAACCACATCATCAGCGACAAAACGGTCCAGACGAAAACCATCGACGGCATCCTGCTGCTGATTGAGCGGGAGCGGAGCGGCGAGGCGGTGGACCGGAGCCTGCTGCGGAGCCTGCTGGGCATGCTGTCTGACCTCCAG GTATATAAAGACTCATTTGAACTGAAATTTTTGGAAGAAACGAATTGTTTATATGCTGCAGAAGGCCAAAGGTTAATGCAAGAAAGAGAG GTTCCAGAGTACCTTGACCACGTGAGTAAGCGCTTGGAGGAGGAGGCGGACCGCGTGATCACATACCTAGATCACAGTACACA gaaaCCGCTGATCGCCTGTGTGGAGAAGCAGCTCTTGGGAGAGCATCTAACAGCAATTCTGCAGAAAG GGCTGGACCACCTGCTGGACGAGAACCGCGTGCCGGACCTCACGCAGATGTACCAGCTGTTCAGCCGCGTGCGGGGCGGCCAGCAGGCGCTGCTGCGGCACTGGAGCGAGTACATCAAG ACTTTTGGGACAACGATCGTCATCaatccagagaaagacaaagacatgGTTCAGGACCTGCTGGACTTCAAGGACCGAGTGGACCACGTGATCGACGTGTGCTTCCAGCGGAGCGAGAAGTTCATCAACCTGATGAAAGAGTCCTTCGAGACATTCATCAACAAGCGGCCCAACAAGCCCGCGGAGCTGATCG CAAAGCACGTAGACTCAAAGCTCAGAGCAGGGAACAAGGAGGCGACAGACGAGGAGCTGGAGAGGATGCTGGACAAAGTCATGATCCTGTTCCGGTTCATCCACG GTAAAGACGTGTTTGAAGctttttacaaaaaagatctagcAAAAAGACTCCTGGTTGGAAAAAGTGCCTCCGTCGACGCTGAGAAATCCATGCTGTCGAAGCTGAAGCACG AGTGCGGGGCCGCATTCACCAGCAAGCTGGAGGGCATGTTCAAGGACATGGAGCTCTCCAAGGACATCATGGTTCATTTCAAGCAG TACATGCAGAACCAGAGTGACCCGGGCTCCATAGACCTGACCGTGAACATCCTGACCATGGGCTACTGGCCGACGTACACGCCCGTGGAGGTGCACCTGACTCCAGAG ATGATCAAGCTGCAGGAGGTGTTCAAGACGTTCTATCTGGGCAAGCACAGCGGCCGGAAGCTGCAGTGGCAGACGACGCTGGGCCACGCGGTGCTGAAGGCCGAGTTCAAGGAG GGGAAGAAGGAGTTCCAGGTGTCCCTGTTCCAGACGCTGGTGCTGCTCATGTTCAACGAAGGGGACGGCTTCAGCTTCGAGGACATCAGGCTGGCCACGGGCATCGAGGACAGTGAGCTGCGGAGGACGCTGCAGTCCCTGGCCTGCGGCAAAGCACGCGTCCTCCTCAAGAGCCCCAAAGGGAAGGAAGTGGAGGACGGAGACAAGTTCCTGTTCAATGCAGAGTTCAAGCACAAGCTCTTTCGCATCAAGATCAACCAGATTCAGATGAAGGAAACA GTGGAGGAGCAGGTCAGCACCACGGAGCGCGTGTTCCAGGACCGGCAGTACCAGATCGACGCTGCCATCGTCAGGGTCATGAAGATGAGGAAGACGCTAGGCCACAACCTGCTCGTCTCTGAGCTGTACAACCAGCTCAAGTTCCCAGTCAAG CCTGGAGATCTGAAGAAGCGGATCGAGTCTCTCATAGACAGGGACTACATGGAGAGGGACAAGGACAGCCCAAACCAGTACCACTACGTGGCCTGA